Proteins co-encoded in one Dehalogenimonas sp. WBC-2 genomic window:
- the nikO gene encoding NikO ATPase component of nickel ECF transporter, which produces MMNEAVKLENLNYIYPDGHRALDSVCLSIGYGECIAIAGSNGAGKSTLLLHLNGIIHGSNGAVKVSGLPVNSANLKTIRSRVGVVFQNPDDQLFCPSVFDDVAFGPINMGLAETEVKQRVVNALEAVGLPSFENRSSHHLSLGEKKRIALASVLSMRPEVLALDEPSSNLDPAAKWGLIKLLKSLDITKIIVSHDLELIEALCPRLVIMKQGRVLADRATAEIMADRALLIAGGLAAADS; this is translated from the coding sequence ATGATGAACGAAGCAGTCAAACTTGAAAACCTGAATTACATATACCCTGATGGACACCGGGCGCTGGATAGCGTGTGTTTAAGCATCGGATACGGTGAGTGTATCGCTATCGCCGGCAGCAACGGCGCCGGCAAATCAACGCTGCTGCTGCATTTGAACGGTATTATCCACGGCAGCAACGGCGCGGTTAAGGTCTCAGGTCTTCCGGTCAATAGCGCCAATCTGAAAACCATCCGCTCCAGGGTCGGCGTTGTTTTCCAGAACCCCGACGACCAGCTTTTTTGCCCCAGTGTCTTTGATGACGTGGCCTTTGGGCCAATCAACATGGGGCTGGCTGAGACCGAGGTAAAACAACGCGTAGTCAATGCCCTTGAGGCTGTCGGCTTACCCAGTTTTGAGAACCGCTCGTCACACCACCTGAGTCTGGGAGAGAAGAAGAGGATCGCCCTGGCGAGCGTGCTTTCCATGCGCCCGGAGGTGCTGGCACTAGACGAGCCGTCATCTAACCTGGACCCTGCCGCCAAATGGGGTCTCATCAAATTGTTGAAATCCCTTGATATCACTAAAATAATCGTCTCGCACGATCTGGAACTTATTGAAGCCCTGTGTCCGCGGCTGGTCATCATGAAACAGGGCAGGGTGCTGGCCGACAGGGCGACGGCGGAGATCATGGCTGACCGGGCACTTCTAATCGCAGGGGGCCTGGCAGCAGCAGATTCCTAG
- a CDS encoding nicotinate-nucleotide adenylyltransferase, whose translation MVKIGILGGTFDPPHTGHLLLAEEVQRQLNLDRVIFIPAGEPWVKASQRVSPAAERLEMVKLAVTGRTFFGVSDMEVRRPGPSYTWETLVELKERYPDDELYFILGWDILHALPLWQEPQRIIESACLVSAPRVGTPRPDIEALEAAVPGIGQRTIILTQPEIDISATAIRQRVALGQPVDHLVPPLVAAYISDKGLYKAKPIH comes from the coding sequence TTGGTAAAGATCGGCATCCTGGGTGGTACGTTTGATCCGCCGCATACCGGTCATTTGTTACTGGCTGAAGAGGTACAGCGGCAACTGAATCTGGATAGAGTGATTTTTATCCCCGCTGGAGAACCGTGGGTCAAGGCGTCTCAGCGGGTCAGCCCTGCCGCGGAGCGCCTGGAGATGGTTAAGCTGGCCGTAACTGGTCGGACTTTTTTCGGTGTTAGTGATATGGAAGTCCGGCGCCCGGGTCCGTCCTACACCTGGGAAACCCTGGTTGAACTAAAAGAACGCTATCCTGATGATGAGTTATATTTTATACTCGGTTGGGACATTCTTCATGCTCTCCCCTTATGGCAGGAACCTCAACGCATCATAGAATCAGCTTGCCTGGTCTCTGCACCGCGGGTAGGCACTCCCCGACCCGATATTGAAGCCCTTGAAGCCGCGGTGCCGGGTATCGGCCAGCGGACAATTATCCTGACCCAACCGGAGATAGACATTTCCGCCACGGCTATCAGGCAGCGGGTGGCGCTGGGTCAGCCTGTTGACCACCTGGTGCCGCCGCTTGTGGCGGCTTATATTTCAGACAAAGGTCTTTATAAAGCTAAACCGATTCATTAG
- a CDS encoding GTP-binding protein Obg, giving the protein MIDQAEIEVKSGDGGRGSSGFRREKFVPRGGPDGGDGGRGGDVILEADKDMGSLMKYRHQRHFKADDGARGFGQRCSGKSGADIIVKVPVGTLIREKETGLVIADLDHHGDRVVAVHGGKGGLGNTHFASSTNQAPKLAQTGVSGESTTLTLELKLIADAGIIGLPNAGKSSLLAAISAARPKVAAYPFTTLEPILGVIEAAGRRWVVADVPGLIEDAHLGKGLGHQFLRHVARTRVLIHLIDGSAAQPVNDMVKINTELTLYDPLLGQKPQLVAVNKIDLLEVHDRIPELKTMFKTAGIKVIFISAVTGEGIDTLLAEIDRLLQEKPAFESETEDEMKVFRPTPQKEKVIVEREVDGWHVYSDEFERLVAGSETNDTEVKRQLFGELWRWGVERALRAAKLKPGDKFFIGNVEFYW; this is encoded by the coding sequence TTGATTGACCAGGCAGAAATTGAAGTTAAGAGTGGTGATGGCGGCCGGGGATCGTCCGGGTTCCGCCGTGAGAAGTTCGTACCGCGGGGCGGTCCGGATGGGGGTGACGGCGGGCGTGGCGGTGATGTCATACTGGAAGCCGATAAGGATATGGGCAGCCTGATGAAATATCGCCACCAGCGGCATTTCAAAGCAGACGACGGTGCCCGCGGCTTTGGTCAGCGCTGTTCCGGCAAAAGCGGTGCTGATATTATCGTCAAAGTCCCGGTGGGAACCTTGATCCGTGAGAAGGAAACCGGGCTAGTAATTGCCGACCTGGATCATCACGGTGACCGGGTTGTGGCTGTCCACGGTGGTAAAGGCGGGCTGGGTAACACTCACTTTGCCTCTTCTACCAACCAGGCGCCGAAACTGGCCCAGACGGGTGTTTCAGGTGAAAGTACAACATTGACCCTTGAGCTGAAACTTATCGCCGATGCCGGCATCATCGGTCTGCCCAATGCCGGTAAATCATCACTGCTTGCGGCTATCTCCGCGGCGCGGCCGAAAGTGGCCGCCTACCCCTTTACTACTTTAGAGCCTATCCTTGGCGTTATTGAGGCCGCCGGTCGGCGCTGGGTGGTGGCTGATGTACCGGGTCTTATCGAGGACGCTCATCTGGGCAAAGGCTTGGGACACCAGTTTCTGCGCCATGTCGCCCGGACGCGGGTGCTGATACACCTCATTGATGGCTCGGCGGCACAACCTGTTAACGATATGGTCAAGATAAACACCGAACTTACCCTGTATGATCCACTGCTGGGTCAGAAACCTCAATTGGTGGCAGTAAATAAGATTGATCTGTTGGAAGTCCACGACCGCATACCGGAACTCAAGACAATGTTTAAAACGGCGGGCATCAAAGTGATATTTATCTCTGCGGTCACTGGTGAGGGCATAGATACCCTGCTGGCTGAAATTGACCGTTTGCTCCAGGAAAAACCCGCGTTTGAGTCTGAAACTGAGGACGAGATGAAAGTCTTCCGTCCGACACCTCAAAAAGAAAAAGTTATCGTTGAACGGGAAGTTGACGGCTGGCACGTATATTCGGATGAGTTTGAGCGCCTGGTGGCCGGGTCTGAAACCAACGACACTGAGGTCAAGCGGCAGTTGTTCGGAGAGCTCTGGCGCTGGGGTGTGGAACGGGCCCTCAGGGCGGCCAAACTCAAGCCCGGTGACAAGTTTTTCATTGGCAACGTGGAGTTTTATTGGTAA
- a CDS encoding putative metal-dependent peptidase yields the protein MGLYLAFIIPPLLLMLYAQWRVSSTYGKYSKIANERGMTGMAAARWLLDQNNLQNVPVELAKGKLSDHYDPKNRVLRLSPDVANKASVAALGIAAHEVGHAVQHAAAYTPMKVRTAIYPVASLGSNFGFILVLVGFVLYGFGAAFGLNIAWAGVALFGAAVVFSVITLPVEFNASTRARAMLHSSGLVSVSEASGASAVLSAAALTYVAAMLQAVAQLLYFGMLLIGGRR from the coding sequence ATGGGACTTTATTTAGCCTTTATTATCCCCCCGTTGCTGCTGATGCTTTATGCTCAGTGGCGGGTTTCTTCAACTTACGGAAAGTATTCAAAGATTGCCAATGAACGCGGCATGACCGGTATGGCGGCGGCGCGGTGGCTGCTGGACCAAAACAACCTGCAGAATGTCCCGGTCGAGTTAGCCAAAGGCAAACTTTCCGACCACTACGACCCTAAAAACCGGGTACTCCGGCTGTCTCCCGATGTGGCTAACAAAGCTTCAGTGGCCGCACTGGGCATTGCTGCCCATGAGGTCGGACACGCTGTACAACACGCCGCCGCTTACACCCCAATGAAGGTGCGCACCGCCATATACCCGGTAGCCAGCCTCGGTTCCAACTTCGGTTTTATCCTGGTATTGGTGGGCTTTGTGCTTTACGGCTTTGGTGCGGCTTTCGGGCTGAATATCGCTTGGGCGGGTGTGGCCCTTTTCGGTGCCGCGGTAGTTTTTTCAGTTATCACCTTGCCGGTGGAGTTCAATGCCTCTACCCGGGCTAGGGCGATGTTACACTCTAGTGGTCTGGTTTCTGTTTCCGAAGCTAGTGGGGCCTCCGCGGTACTTTCGGCAGCAGCCCTGACCTATGTCGCCGCTATGCTGCAGGCAGTTGCCCAGCTACTCTATTTTGGGATGCTGCTTATAGGTGGAAGGCGCTAA
- a CDS encoding Fe-S oxidoreductase, producing the protein MSYPDSILNKVQKPGRYTGGEWNSSVKDFTRTPVKVALAFPDLYEVGMSNLSLPILYDIINRRSDALAERVYMPWPDMAQAIRDNGLSLLSLENQRLIRDFDITGFSLGAELSFTTMLEMLDLSGIPVWASERGDNFPLVIAGGTSVFNSEPVAEFLDVIFIGDAEDSITEFLDIFTNWQSCGKPGGKADLLCRLADIKGIYIPSFYDVSYNKDGTVASLEPNHPAAPLKISRRIIATLPPPVVRPVVPYVEAVQDRGVIEISRGCVRGCRFCHAGVVYRPTRQRPHEEVMKAADAIIGNTGYDEISLLSLSTSDYDGIEELVIRLAESQRDRHIAISLPSLRVTPGSVTLVESLPEKRRSGLTFAPEAASTRLGRVINKIIPEEEILATAAAAFERGWTTLKLYYMLGLPTETMDDLSAMADMLHRVHNLGRSAPGRRPTLRVSLATFIPKPHTPFQWAAQDDEETIVVKQRHLLDQVKNKGIKMSWSEPKASLLEAVLSRGDRRLSKVIHSAWRRGSTLDGWTEYFNWERWAEAFAEAGLDPAFYARRLRPMDEVFPWSHIESGVSLSHLKREYNRALAEEASGDCHQYPCLACGLHNMVAACEESLSKRSSQ; encoded by the coding sequence TTGTCTTATCCTGATTCAATCCTGAATAAAGTTCAAAAGCCCGGCCGCTATACCGGCGGGGAGTGGAACTCAAGCGTCAAAGATTTCACCAGAACGCCGGTAAAAGTGGCACTGGCTTTTCCCGACCTGTACGAGGTGGGCATGTCCAACCTGTCTCTGCCCATCCTGTATGATATTATCAACCGCCGCAGCGATGCCCTGGCAGAACGGGTCTATATGCCCTGGCCGGATATGGCGCAGGCCATACGTGATAACGGACTATCTCTTCTTTCCCTTGAAAACCAACGACTGATAAGAGACTTCGACATCACTGGTTTTTCGCTGGGAGCGGAACTTTCATTCACCACCATGCTGGAGATGTTGGACTTATCCGGTATTCCGGTATGGGCGTCCGAGCGCGGCGACAATTTCCCGCTGGTCATCGCCGGCGGCACCTCGGTTTTCAACTCCGAACCGGTAGCTGAATTCCTCGACGTCATCTTCATCGGTGACGCTGAGGACTCCATCACCGAATTCCTCGATATTTTCACTAACTGGCAGAGCTGCGGCAAACCGGGCGGTAAAGCCGATCTGCTGTGCAGGCTGGCTGATATCAAGGGAATTTACATCCCCTCTTTTTATGATGTGAGCTATAACAAAGACGGAACTGTCGCTTCACTGGAACCCAATCATCCCGCCGCGCCGCTAAAAATCAGCCGCCGTATTATCGCCACATTGCCGCCCCCGGTGGTCAGGCCGGTGGTGCCCTACGTTGAAGCGGTCCAGGACCGGGGGGTAATAGAGATCTCCCGCGGCTGCGTCCGGGGCTGCCGCTTTTGCCACGCCGGTGTGGTCTATCGTCCGACACGCCAGCGCCCCCATGAAGAAGTCATGAAAGCCGCCGATGCCATCATCGGCAACACCGGTTATGACGAGATTTCGTTATTATCGCTTTCGACATCGGACTATGACGGCATTGAAGAGCTGGTTATCAGGCTGGCGGAAAGTCAAAGGGACCGCCATATCGCCATATCGCTACCCAGCCTGCGGGTAACCCCCGGGTCGGTGACCCTTGTGGAAAGCCTGCCGGAGAAACGGCGCAGCGGCCTGACTTTCGCCCCTGAGGCGGCCAGCACCCGGCTGGGACGGGTTATTAACAAGATCATCCCGGAGGAAGAGATTCTGGCTACCGCCGCCGCCGCTTTTGAACGAGGCTGGACAACTCTAAAGCTGTATTACATGCTGGGATTGCCGACAGAAACTATGGATGACCTTTCAGCCATGGCCGATATGCTCCACCGGGTACACAACCTCGGACGTAGCGCGCCGGGACGCCGCCCCACCCTCCGTGTCAGCCTGGCTACTTTTATCCCCAAACCCCATACTCCTTTCCAGTGGGCTGCCCAGGATGACGAGGAAACTATTGTCGTCAAGCAGCGTCATCTGCTGGATCAGGTTAAAAACAAGGGTATAAAGATGTCCTGGTCAGAGCCAAAAGCCAGCTTGCTGGAAGCGGTCCTTTCCCGCGGCGACCGCCGCTTGTCAAAGGTCATCCATTCCGCCTGGCGCCGGGGCAGCACGCTGGACGGCTGGACAGAGTATTTTAACTGGGAGCGCTGGGCGGAGGCCTTTGCCGAGGCGGGTCTGGATCCCGCATTTTATGCCCGGCGGTTGCGGCCGATGGATGAGGTTTTCCCCTGGTCGCATATTGAAAGCGGCGTCAGCCTAAGTCATCTTAAGCGGGAGTACAACCGGGCTCTTGCCGAAGAAGCCAGCGGTGATTGTCACCAGTACCCTTGTTTGGCCTGTGGGCTGCATAATATGGTGGCCGCCTGTGAAGAGTCATTATCAAAACGGAGCAGTCAATAA